From Salvia splendens isolate huo1 chromosome 3, SspV2, whole genome shotgun sequence, a single genomic window includes:
- the LOC121795411 gene encoding uncharacterized protein LOC121795411 — protein MCSCVVVHESTVVKSINLPKESNSNPNNSPLPTPTEERSDDSEQGNHHFEEDSSKDTLAGKISSAVAISVGSKGQSIKECLKPGDEDKALSSAITNALQKEEEPKRGKVTLSREVAEWPGTTHENKREGEFRPGSGGEAAKRGHLVAWEEQWD, from the exons ATGTGTTCTTGTGTTGTTGTACACGAATCCACTGTGGTAAAGAGCATAAACCTCCCCAAGGAAAGCAATAGCAATCCAAATAATTCTCCCCTTCCCACACCCACCG AAGAGAGGAGTGATGATTCTGAACAAGGAAATCACCATTTCGAAGAAGATTCTTCAAAAGACACGCTGGCCGGTAAAATATCATCAGCGGTTGCTATCTCGGTTGGTAGCAAGGGGCAGTCGATCAAGGAATGCTTGAAACCAggagatgaggataaggctCTATCTTCTGCAATAACAAATGCGCTGCAGAAGGAGGAGGAGCCCAAGAGGGGAAAGGTGACGTTGTCGAGAGAGGTGGCAGAGTGGCCGGGGACGACGCATGAGAATAAGAGGGAAGGAGAGTTCCGGCCAGGGAGTGGCGGAGAGGCTGCAAAACGCGGTCACCTCGTGGCTTGGGAAGAGCAATGGGATTGA
- the LOC121794619 gene encoding putative 4-hydroxy-4-methyl-2-oxoglutarate aldolase 2 isoform X1 has protein sequence MALVTTAELCDANPQYIMNGELRALLPNFKIYGQRQVFYGQVVTLRVFEDNVLVREFLEEKGDDRVLVVDGGGSLRCAILGGNPVVQAQNNGWAGIIVNGCIRDVDEINGCDIGVRALSSHPMKASKKGLGEKHLPVHFGGTRICDGEWLYADTDGILVSKSELSV, from the coding sequence ATGGCCTTGGTAACAACAGCTGAACTTTGTGATGCAAACCCACAGTATATTATGAATGGGGAGCTGCGGGCGCTGTTGCCGAATTTCAAGATATACGGGCAGCGTCAAGTGTTCTATGGGCAAGTTGTTACTCTCAGAGTGTTTGAAGACAACGTGTTGGTACGCGAGTTTCTTGAGGAGAAGGGAGACGACCGGGTTCTGGTTGTTGATGGGGGCGGCAGCTTGAGGTGCGCGATATTGGGGGGGAACCCGGTGGTTCAAGCACAGAACAACGGGTGGGCGGGTATCATTGTGAATGGATGCATAAGGGATGTGGATGAGATCAATGGGTGCGACATTGGTGTGAGAGCTCTGAGCTCGCACCCCATGAAGGCTAGCAAGAAGGGACTCGGAGAGAAGCACCTTCCAGTGCATTTTGGTGGGACTAGGATATGTGATGGGGAGTGGCTTTATGCAGATACTGATGGCATTCTTGTTTCCAAGTCTGAGTTGTCTGTCTAA
- the LOC121794619 gene encoding putative 4-hydroxy-4-methyl-2-oxoglutarate aldolase 2 isoform X2, whose protein sequence is MNGELRALLPNFKIYGQRQVFYGQVVTLRVFEDNVLVREFLEEKGDDRVLVVDGGGSLRCAILGGNPVVQAQNNGWAGIIVNGCIRDVDEINGCDIGVRALSSHPMKASKKGLGEKHLPVHFGGTRICDGEWLYADTDGILVSKSELSV, encoded by the coding sequence ATGAATGGGGAGCTGCGGGCGCTGTTGCCGAATTTCAAGATATACGGGCAGCGTCAAGTGTTCTATGGGCAAGTTGTTACTCTCAGAGTGTTTGAAGACAACGTGTTGGTACGCGAGTTTCTTGAGGAGAAGGGAGACGACCGGGTTCTGGTTGTTGATGGGGGCGGCAGCTTGAGGTGCGCGATATTGGGGGGGAACCCGGTGGTTCAAGCACAGAACAACGGGTGGGCGGGTATCATTGTGAATGGATGCATAAGGGATGTGGATGAGATCAATGGGTGCGACATTGGTGTGAGAGCTCTGAGCTCGCACCCCATGAAGGCTAGCAAGAAGGGACTCGGAGAGAAGCACCTTCCAGTGCATTTTGGTGGGACTAGGATATGTGATGGGGAGTGGCTTTATGCAGATACTGATGGCATTCTTGTTTCCAAGTCTGAGTTGTCTGTCTAA
- the LOC121797145 gene encoding remorin-like, with protein sequence MAEEEANKVEQPAPETCSEAPPPKPEPEPEPEPEAVEAPPKDVAEEKSLIPPPAAEEKSAVDDCKALAIVEKPEKFEESKREGSMGRDAELARLATEKRLSLIKAWEESEKSKAENKAQMKMSSIAAWENSQKATLEAQLRKIEEKLEKKKAEYIEKMKNKMALLHKAAEEKRAVIEARRGEDILKAEEIGAKYRATGTSPKKLLSFF encoded by the exons ATGGCGGAGGAGGAAGCAAACAAGGTTGAGCAGCCGGCGCCGGAGACCTGCTCCGAGGCTCCACCGCCAAAGCCAGAGCCAGAGCCAGAGCCAGAGCCAGAGGCGGTTGAAGCTCCTCCCAAAGACGTGGCTGAGGAGAAATCCCTCATTCCACCTCCCGCGGCGGAAGAGAAGTCTGCGGTTGATGACTGCAAAGCCCTTGCCATAGTTGAAA AGCCTGAAAAATTTGAGGAGAGTAAACGTGAGGGATCTATGGGCAGAG ATGCTGAGCTTGCGCGTCTAGCAACAGAAAAGAGGCTGTCTTTAATTAAAGCGTGGGAAGAAAGTGAAAAGTCAAAAGCTGAAAACAA GGCCCAAATGAAAATGTCTTCTATTGCAGCTTGGGAGAACAGCCAGAAGGCGACTTTAGAGGCCCAGCTTAGGAAGATCGAG GAAAAATTGGAGAAAAAGAAAGCAGAGTACATAGAGAAGATGAAGAACAAGATGGCGCTACTCCACAAGGCTGCGGAAGAAAAACGAGCAGTGATTGAAGCCAGGCGTGGGGAAGATATTCTCAAGGCAGAGGAGATAGGGGCGAAATATCGTGCCACGGGAACTTCTCCAAAGAAACTGCTGAGCTTCTTTTGA
- the LOC121796503 gene encoding secreted RxLR effector protein 161-like, with product MDQRPSTDEERKEVNKIPYANIIGSVMYTMLCTRPDLAQAISVTSRFMADHGRQHWVALKWMLRYLKGASKFGLVYKAESDHQGGALAGFCDSDYASNRDNRRSQTGYVFNLFGTAVSWKSGLQHVVALSTTEAEYIAITEAAKEAKWLKGILEYFGERQETVDIFCDNNSALSLAKHQVFHEMSNHVDVRMRFVRYEVQNGEIRMVKVSTDHNAADMLTKSLPAVKFKYCLGLVGLQE from the coding sequence ATGGATCAGAGGCCGAGCACTGATGAGGAAAGGAAGGAGGTCAACAAGATACCATATGCAAATATTATAGGAAGTGTTATGTACACGATGTTGTGTACTAGGCCAGACTTGGCACAAGCCATTAGTGTGACTAGCCGGTTCATGGCTGATCATGGGAGACAACATTGGGTTGCACTGAAATGGATGCTCAGATACCTCAAGGGTGCATCAAAATTTGGTCTGGTTTACAAGGCAGAAAGTGATCATCAAGGTGGAGCTCTCGCAGGTTTTTGTGATTCGGACTATGCTTCCAACAGAGATAATCGAAGGTCACAAACTGGTtatgtttttaatttgtttggtACTGCAGTAAGTTGGAAGTCGGGACTTCAGCATGTGGTGGCCCTATCAACAACGGAGGCTGAGTATATTGCTATTACAGAAGCAGCGAAGGAAGCCAAGTGGTTGAAGGGGATTTTGGAATACTTTGGTGAAAGACAAGAAACTGTGGACATATTCTGTGATAACAACAGTGCATTGTCTCTTGCAAAACACCAAGTTTTTCATGAGATGAGCAACCACGTTGATGTAAGGATGCGTTTTGTCAGATATGAAGTTCAGAATGGAGAGATAAGAATGGTGAAAGTTTCAACAGATCACAATGCTGCAGATATGTTGACAAAGTCATTGCCAGCCGTGAAGTTTAAGTACTGTCTAGGGTTGGTGGGACTTCAAGAGTAG